A genomic region of Rhodanobacter sp. contains the following coding sequences:
- a CDS encoding homoserine O-acetyltransferase: MADARRYCTLPSPFAMKRGGALHGAQVAYETWGTLNAARDNAILVLTGLSPSAHMMSSAEDPAPGWWEDMAGAGKAIDTERWFVICVNSLGSDKGSTCPASTNPATGEAYRLDFPELSLEDVANAAHEVVRGLGIERLACLVGCSMGGMAALAYMLLHPGTVRTHVSVDTAPQAQPFAIAIRSLQREAIRLDPQWAGGHYDIHADGTRYPDMGMSIARKLGVITYRSAMEWNGRFARIRLDSEQREEQPFGFEFQVESYLEGHARRFVRSFDPNSYLYLSRASDWFDTAEYGGGSVMEGLKRIRVERALVIGVSTDILFPLEQQEQIADGLRAAGASVDFVALDSPQGHDAFLVDIENYSRAIGGFLEKL, from the coding sequence ATGGCCGATGCCCGCCGCTACTGCACGCTGCCCTCGCCGTTCGCCATGAAGCGCGGCGGCGCGCTGCACGGCGCGCAGGTGGCCTATGAGACCTGGGGCACGCTCAACGCCGCGCGCGACAACGCCATCCTCGTGCTCACCGGGCTCTCGCCCAGCGCGCACATGATGTCCAGCGCGGAAGACCCGGCGCCGGGCTGGTGGGAAGACATGGCCGGCGCCGGCAAGGCCATCGACACCGAACGCTGGTTCGTGATCTGCGTGAACTCGCTGGGCAGCGACAAAGGTTCCACCTGCCCCGCCTCCACCAACCCCGCCACCGGCGAAGCGTACCGGCTGGACTTCCCCGAACTGTCGCTGGAAGACGTGGCCAACGCGGCGCACGAAGTGGTGCGCGGGCTCGGCATCGAACGCCTCGCCTGCCTGGTCGGCTGCTCGATGGGCGGCATGGCCGCGCTGGCCTACATGCTGCTGCACCCCGGCACGGTGCGCACCCACGTCAGCGTGGACACCGCGCCGCAGGCGCAGCCGTTCGCCATCGCCATCCGCTCGCTGCAGCGCGAGGCGATCCGGCTCGATCCGCAATGGGCCGGCGGCCACTACGACATCCACGCCGACGGCACGCGCTACCCCGACATGGGCATGAGCATCGCGCGCAAGCTGGGCGTCATCACCTACCGCTCGGCGATGGAATGGAACGGCCGCTTCGCGCGCATCCGCCTCGACTCTGAGCAGCGCGAGGAACAACCCTTCGGCTTCGAATTCCAGGTGGAGTCCTACCTGGAAGGCCACGCCCGCCGCTTCGTGCGCAGCTTCGACCCCAACAGCTACCTCTACCTCTCGCGCGCCAGCGACTGGTTCGACACCGCCGAATACGGCGGCGGCAGCGTGATGGAAGGCCTCAAGCGCATCCGCGTCGAACGCGCGCTGGTGATCGGCGTCAGCACCGACATCCTGTTCCCGCTGGAACAGCAGGAGCAGATCGCCGACGGCCTGCGCGCCGCCGGTGCCAGCGTGGACTTCGTGGCGCTGGACTCGCCGCAGGGCCACGACGCCTTCCTGGTCGACATCGAGAACTACAGCCGCGCCATCGGCGGCTTCCTCGAAAAACTCTGA